The genomic interval AAGGAATTCATTCTGAGAAATGTTGACTCTGCACAATCAATTCTcctttcacttttttttcaatttgatcaGATTTACTGACTGTTAACGAGACTGCCAAGGAACCACCTCAGGAGGAGGGAAATCACATCAACTCTCCCCGTAACCTGGCCCTCGAAGCTACCTTCATCAACCACAATTATTCACAGCAATGCTTGAAAATGGTAAGAAATAATTTTGAGCCATTATCCCGTAACCTGCAAATTCAACTTGCTATTCCTAAAACACTGCATACAAATTTAAATGGGTCTAAATTAATTTTCTTGTGTTGCAAAACTTAGAAACTTTAAACTGTCCTTTTTTATCGGTGTTGGTTACAGTTCAGTTACATTTTGCAGTAACAACCACAACCGTTTCCCCTCCCTTTCTCATCTCTTTAGGGTAACGATAAATTCCGCTTCAAGGACAAGAATCCTTTTGTGTCTGAGGAGGACAAGACAGATGTGGCGTCTGTCGGATACAGGTAAATATATTCTTCCCCAAAGAGGTCCCGAATTAATCGAAATGACCTCTGGTTGTTGGTACTACGTATAAATATCTTAAAGAAAACTCAGACAAGCTTACCACTTCATCATCAATTCTCAGAAGTATGCTGATGaaagtttcaaatgatatgaaatCTCCATTATGTGGAAATCAATtcaattttcagaaaatttGTGACTAATTTTTCACCGTTttctgggaataatttgtaaaactTACTCTTATAATGCTCATGTTCATCTATCATTATGACTTGTGTGTAAACTAAGGCTCTGATCATCCAGAGTTAATCAAAATATCTCAGCGTCCATGGTCACTCGGTCTTTAACTGTAGCAAACTTGTTATGAAACAATTTTTCCCCTTTATTTAGTATTTCTATTagatattttatatgatattaaaTCCATCTGTTTTCTTTATCTAGATTAACATCTGCATCAGAGATCTCGATTCTTTCATTACTGAGGATACTGTTATTTCATTTCTTCCTCTCAGATATCGAAAATGGAACCTCGGTGAGAACATCGATGTAATCATCCGATGCGAACACGACAGTGTAGCGTTAGGGTCCAACGGCGAGACGCAATTccttaacattaaaacattgaacGAATGGGACACTAAGGTAAGGCCACTAAATACATCTGAATAGTACTGTTCTTCAAAGTTTCATACTGAAAACATTGGAATGGGACACTAAGGTAAGGCCACTAAACCCATCAGAATATTATCAGAGATAACAGGCCTGGGATAAAGCATTCACTCATACAACACAGCTTAATGACAGCGTAATGGGCTACATTGTTCTTAATGAGTCAGAGCCATTTCAACTGAAGTGACATTTGATGCCATTAATATCTTATAATGTAATAGTGATGTGTGGCCTTCATATCCCCGAACTGAACATAATCAGACTGCATGTCTGTAAAGGTGTTGCAAAAAAATGAGCCTTCCACAaacccctctcatctccccttaATTTACAGCAAAGCAGTGCTGACGAATGGCGACAAAAGCTGGACTCTCAGAAGGGAGCAGTGCTAGCTACGGAGCTGAAGAACAACAGTTTCAAGCTGGCTAAATGGACTGTGTGCTCACTGCTAGCAGGATCAGACCAAATCAAGTTTGGGTGAGTGCTACTTGCTTCTGCTCGGAGAGGGTTCTCCGATAAGAAGGGGATAAAAGCAGTCCTCGTCATTTTGGTCATTTCATTGTTGACGCACTATATCTGATTCTGTCGGCAAATGCATTCCCAGTTTTGTTACCATGAGCTGTTTCTGTAGTGAAATTAAGTAAAATTACAAGATACTTGGCAACCTATTCCTATCAGGTTTATAGACAACTACAAACTGCCTCCACCttgtaaaaagaaaagattGATTTCATACGACTCATGGCACAAGGGGAACACTAATGCGATAATGTACCAGTAACTCAACTGGATCTTTGTTAAGGTCCAAGAGTGGGGTTAAAACTTACCGTTATACAGGACATGAACCGCCGATGTAAATTGTCATCATTCTGTTTACGATTTTATTACcgattgttgttgttgatgacaTGTTTGTTAAAGCACATTTTATTTCTCCTCTCTTGTCTGGTGTAGGTATGTCTCTCGCATCAACCCCAGGGATTCGTCAAAGCATGTCATCCTCGGATCACAACAGTTCAAACCCAACGAGTTGGCCGCACAGATTAACCTGAATATGGACAACGCCTGGGGAATCCTTCGTTGCATCATCGATAAATGCTTCGAACTCAAGGAAGGCAAATTCCTGATACTGAAAGACCCTAACAAGGTGAGATGGTTTGGGATAATTCGGGAGTTCCAACAATGCCATAAATCATTGGTTTTATTGCCAAAGGCAGAAATTCCTGACATTCATCCCTGTATGTGTTGTGTGTGATGCCAATAAGAGTACGGCATGTCATGTAAGATCATAGACAGATCTTACATACATTAACAACATTTAATCACGATGTTATTCTTTACCTCCAGCCTGTGATCCGTATCTACGACATCCCCGACAACACCTTCAGCACCGATGACGAAGATGATGACGaagacgatgatgacgacgacaaCGAGGAAGATGGTAAGAAGGAACAATTCAAACTTTTTCCTAAATTAGAACAAAAGAAGGCATTGTCATTCTCAAAGAGGAAGGAATCTCAAAGAACAACAGATTAAATTCAATCTagcatttcattttctttttttactgaCCTTTGTTCATGTTATATTCTTCTATTTTGTTCTCCCAGATGAGAATGAAGAAGGCGGCTAGGAAGAGACTCTTAGAAATGCAGTTATCGATGCATCGTTGGGGGTGAAATGAGACGTTAACATTGGTGCAGGATAAACAATTCTGGAGAATCTGCCTCTTCATGACATATTTCAAAGTGTAGCGTGAGGAAATTACTGGAGGGACATTCTCAGGTTTAATACCATGATCTTGTGATCTGTAACTATGAAAGTTAAAGTAATTGTTGTATTGTAGCTCTCTCACTCTAGAATGTATTAATGGGTGTCAGCAGTAGCTGGCAATATTTCCAGACCAGGGATAGTCACAtataggggggaggggaagtcCTGGGTCATGACTGCTGGATTAAAGTCTGCTGTGCATAGAAGAGGTTTGCAAACATACACAAGAATACTAATTGTGTTAATTAATGAATAGTTTTATTCTGTTCTAATTATACTGCATTATTTTGCATAGTATTATGGTAACTATAAATCAAGACTGGTAAATACTACTCTTCAAACATATCTCTTCCCCTACCCTCATTGTTTCCCTGTCATAGTCCTTTGTACTATAGGCACAATGTTGGAACGACTgacaacaagaaaaaagaaaaaaagtgtttcaaatgtatatgtacacaTTAAGGAAGAAAGTGATACATGTTAGCATGATGACATTCCATATTGCTGACTGTGCATTACATATAATGCCAACTTGTTCAAGAAGTAAAGCTGCCTGTATGTCCAACTTTCTGTTCCAGCTAGGAACAGAACCAGTCATTGCATTTGAAAGATGAAGCAATATTTAAAGGGGATTGCTACCCCTGTACCAGTCTAATGACAAACTGACTCACAGTGTAACCGTGTGACAGGGAAACCAAGCTATCGCAAGTTGGAATACATTTATGTGGACGGTTCCTTCACCTTCAAAATCAAATATGATATTTGACGATGAGATATGAAGCAACTTTGTTTAACCTTACTAAAGTTTCTATCACTGTTGGTAAATCATTCTCCTTACAATGAGACTAGTATCGgtaaattaataaaatacaaaatttgtcCCGGTTATGATGTCTTTTGTCTCTTCTTTCCATCGTTGTCTTCATCTTCTGCAGTTGAATCTCTTTTAACTGGTTTTAGATTCTTTAAGAGATCTGGTTTCATTTGGTGGATGATGTAATGGGTCCAGAGAGTTAGCTCCACCTTGTGTGGTGTCCAGTCAGAAGATCCTAAGTTTTAATGAATGCACAAATGTTGGTTCCGTTAGTTACGTTAAAGCATGGCTGCAGACGATTGACATTAACAGACTTCGTTATTAAACATCTCTTTGGGTCTATTGCAAACAGTAACGACTGTTTGAAATAGAAGTGAAACCATGAATCGAAGATTTGAATTTGTGAAAATGGCTATACTTAAAAGCaatgtgaaaaaaacaaaatttcattaTGACAAGTGGACATAGTGGATGATTGCATCTGAATTTCAACCCTCCAGGAAAGGGACCAGGAAAAGTGGGTTGGCTGGTAATGTCACCTGGCCAAATGTTCCACTTTACAACTTAACTTCCAGTGATCCCACTTCCCCCTCCCAACATGAAAACAATTATTGTGCCATTAATACTATTGTGCactcaaaatattttcatcacaGAAGAAACCCTACCTGCATCTTTAAGTCTATTGATACAATCCCTGATTTCTGCTGAGAAGTCATCGTACTGCCCCTCTGTGTATTTCAAGGCACCGATTCCAGGAATGGCATTCATGCTCTCATCTGCCATGAAAGGAGCGTGTTCTGGTGAACCAGCAGCTAAAATAGCTGacaaatacaaaaagaaatgataaaGTGTTTTTAAAACTCAAACTTTTCACAAGTGCATAGAATACTATTTTGAAAGAACTTCAAAAGGAAAAGACCAGAATCGTTTAATCTACAGAAAGGTAATTTCAGTTAATAACAGTTACGAAGAAATAGATGAAATGAAAGGAATGTGTTCTTAGGCTGAAAGCTTTAAAGtgttcaaaaacaaaaaaacaatgtttagaGTGCATAACTCATCTGTAGGGTGGTAAACATTTTCAGGGTAATCACTATCTTTACAGAGACGATttgtttgtaaagccaaaagtTTTTACAAAGGATGTTCTGAATAAAAGGGATTTAAGAGTGACAAGCTTATTATTAGTATAAAAGCTGCTTCAGTAGAGAGtgaaatctgttttgttttagagTGAAAAATGCACGTTTCAAATTGACAAAGTGTAAAATACATTTCTCAGGAACTATTTCATAAATTCAAATGGGCAACTACAACAACATGAAACAGTCAGCATGCATTGCTCAATACAGGAGTAGTAACAGTCCTAAAAACCATTCAAATGTTATATTGAGCTTGACCATTAACATGTTAATAGCCATAAAACTACACATTTGTCCCACAAATGGGAGGGGAACCCCTTGTACTAGTTCCCACCCCCTGCTGTGACAACATGTTCTTCTTTCTTGAGATAATAAATGGTAATCATAGGAAATCTTTTAAAGGCTTAGAGtgtgtgtatgggggggggcAAATTTAGAATCATTCTATTATGACATGACCCCACGTACATTCTGGTAGCCCCTTCCTCACAAAAACATCCCACTCCatctccccttcccctcaaAAACACCCCACTCCATCTCACCCTCCTCACACAAACACCCCACTCCATCATCCCTACCTCACACAAACACCCCACTCCATCTCCCGCTCCTCACATAAACACCTCACTCCACCTTCCCTACCTCACACAAACACCCCATTCCATCTCCTGCTCCTCACACAAACACCTCACTGTACCTTCCCTACCTCACACAAACACCCCACTCCATCTCCTGCTCCTCACACAAACACCTCACTCCACCTTCCCTACCTCACACAAACACCCCACTCCATCTCCTGCTCCTCACACAAACACCTCACTCCACCTTCCCTACCTCACACAAACACCCCACTCCATCTCCTGCTCCTCACACAAACACCTCACTCCACCTTCCCTACCTCACACAAACACCCCAATACATCTGTCTTTTCTTGTTGTGACAAGTCAGTGCCTTGTTACCATGTGTTTAAACCTACCTGATGCAGTGGCTGGCCCAACAGCTTTCAAAATACACAGTTCCTTGATTGCACctttcaaactttttgaaaCTTTCTTGAAGGCCTTCTTTGTGGTAGTTTCTACCAGAGTAGCATCATTTGTCTGGACCATCTCAGTGAGTCTGGGTCGAAACTTTCCTCTCTTTTgtgcaaataaaaacaaaagatgcTAAAATAGTAAAATGAGCGAATTCATCAAAGATACATGTGTCACCAATGGGTAGTGAGTGAGCAAGATATTGTAGTGTTCCATAAAAACTGAAAGttaaagagtgtgaagactggcgcaaaaagaaacgtctaatgctggtaatctgacctagtttcgaatgaggtgtaacaaaagagttcgacaccaccatcgatcccagaaaatacacacacacagcttgctaccgttggtaattagacactagtgtacagtcagtacatacagctgcggtcaatacccacagcacagtgtacaaacgatacagcgatggacatctcaggtccagctaaagataacaaggtatcacgtttcattattgtctgcattttgtagctacaagagaaaacttcacttgcaggcaacggaaagttaactttttcagagcgcggaaggcggtttgggcgagtctctAATGCCTTTAAGTTTGTGCCTGCAATCATTGCTTTACAATTAGGTTTATATTTCTGCCAAATTGTACCATCTCTTTACTGTAACTCAAACACTTAGAAAGAGCTGAATCTATGAGTTAAGTTCACATTTTACACTTTTGCAGACTTCTGAAATTTTCATTGTCATCCAGTGATTTCAAGTaggaaactttaaaaaaagaagaaaaaggaaaagaaagataCAACACATAATGATCAGGAATGCTTACACTTAGCTTCCATTTCATAAGTTTGGTGAGTTCTTCTTTGTTCATGTATTTAGGTTCTCGTGCTGAAATTTCATCTGGTAATTCTTGCTGGAACCTGTGAAATATTTGACAAGTTGGAAGATAATCACATCTTTAAAGGTAGTATAGTTCCAATGCTGGAAAATTTCAAAAGATGAAAGGTATATTTGATTAATGTAGAGTTCCAAGAAATAAAGTCCATGTTGTAACTGAAGA from Apostichopus japonicus isolate 1M-3 chromosome 19, ASM3797524v1, whole genome shotgun sequence carries:
- the LOC139960246 gene encoding uncharacterized protein yields the protein MAASQKFFADSNPETWQQVYELYDTALDLRASKITKPGGKKTLKELDKWFQQELPDEISAREPKYMNKEELTKLMKWKLSRGKFRPRLTEMVQTNDATLVETTTKKAFKKVSKSLKGAIKELCILKAVGPATASAILAAGSPEHAPFMADESMNAIPGIGALKYTEGQYDDFSAEIRDCINRLKDAGSSDWTPHKVELTLWTHYIIHQMKPDLLKNLKPVKRDSTAEDEDNDGKKRQKTS